GCGCTTAAACTTGCCGATCGAAACGAAGAGTTGGAAAAGGAATTGAGAGACATAGATCACATAGCATTAGCTGTTGAAGCTGATTGCAATTCTGCAgttaaggaaaataataaaagagtcTCTAAACTACAagtaattaatgtttcaagTACTAATAAATCTCAAGTACGCTATGTTTGTTTCACTGCtagtatttttatgaaatttattttaacttagCAAAAGTTGCAAGATGTAACGACACAAATACACGTATTGGAAGGTGAATTAACCGTCGAGCGTAGAGAAGTACAAGAACTGAGAGCAGATCTCGAAGCTTGTAAATTAGAGAAACGTAATATTCAACGTAATTTGGAATCTGCATTGGATGAAAAAAAACAGATGACAGATAGAATAAACAAGCTAACTGTAATTGGTACATAAAAtgtctatttctatttctatttctattttataccCGATAAGCCTTTAAatgtattcaataatttcgcagaaaagaatttaaatgacGAGATAGAAAGATTGGCCAAAGAGAATGAGAAACAAAGACAAGATGTTATTCAGTTACAATATAGCAATAAACTGTTAAAGGAACAGATACATACAAAGGAATacttaacaaaacaaaatggtGTAGACATTGGAGAAGTATATAAAGAGAGAGTTCTCCAAAATGTGAATGGTATCGAGTATGaaagtatattaaaacaattggACAAGAAAGAAAGTCAAATACATAGTGTACgtaccataaaaaaaaaaatattgttgtacatatttatcatatttaaaatacttcaaatatatttattgaaatttacttcAGTTGGAACAAACAGTCGAACAGATGAGGAGAGAACGTGATTTTTATAAAGACGAGTGTAACAACACCAAAGATTACCATAACGAAGCAATTAAAAAGGATAACGTAAGATTTTTGGATTATTAActgtatttgtttaattattcgttcaaaaatcgatatggtaaatatttaatgcttTTAATAGGATGATTTATGGAGACGAATTCGAGAATTAAAACGTCACCTAAGCGAAAAGGAAAATGCATTGGACGAATTACAACGCGAGAAGAAGGAATTAATTCGTGAGAAAAGCAATTTAGAAACACGtctagaaaattacaaaactgAGGAAAAAATATCTCATCGAGCGTGCAATGCGTGTAAACACGGTACTTTGTGCAAGTGTTCTCTATCAAATATGAGGGACGCTAGCAAAATGAAGGTAAGAAATCgcaaataatttgttgtaaagattatttatataatgaacATATAATGAACGGCCTTCCAGGGTACCATTGAACATTTAGAGCACGAACGAGACATAGCACGAGCCGATGTTGAACGTTTAATAGAGGAACGTGACGCGTTACGTGAAAGATTGAAggtaattgtattatttaggTAATTGTATGAATCGAGAAACGATTAAAAAGATGCGAACGCGTTTATTAATGGTCGATAGATGGCTGCAGAAGCGCATACGTCCGAGCAGCGACGTCTTAGAGAAAATTTGACCGAAGTAGAAGCCCGCGTAAAGCAGATAGAGAAAGAACGTCAGGAACTTTTACTTAAACAAGGAGCACGAAAAGCAACGATAAATGGTTTGGAGGATCAGCTACAAGACCTGCGAGAAGAATTAAAACGGACCAAGCAAGAATTGGGAACGCAACGCACCCAGTATTTTCAACTTCggtatatgtttttttcttttctttggcTAGAGAACTAAATTTACTATTAGATTTTACCTTGGTACGATGTAGTTGGTTCTTTAAATCGATGAATGTATGTAGAGCGCTTCAAGATCAAACTGATCAGGCATTGGGAGATGCACAGAATCAATTAACGCAATCGGAGTCTGAATTGAATAAGGCGTTGGATCGCAATAGAACAATGGAGCGACTGCAGTTGCAGCTAGAAAATCAAGTGAGAGAATTCCAGGAAGAAATTAACAACTACAAAGCAAATATGACGCATTTGGATCACGAAAAGGATCAATTGTTGGTGAGTGAAGTACTGTTTTTGTTTTGAGTAAAGATTAGATCTCGTTATTTGATCcgtatacataaaattaaagtgaCATAAATGTGAacgcgttattattatttggcGCGTATTCGAGGTGTAGCGTATTTAAATACACTGTTACTTTTCCGCGTAGGAGCtagttgaaagaaaaaaatgaatattatgtaacgaaataatgtTTGTCAGATGGTATTGGATGAGAAGACGGAGAAAATAGCTGGCTTGGAGAGAGAAATAATGGCGAAGGATCAAGAATTGATGGGAAGCGAGCAACAAATTCACGAACTGCAACACAAAAACGAGTGagtatttttctgtttacaaGGTATGATATttcttattcttaaaaatgaatcataTTTGGAAAGTAGGTATTgctataaattacatatatttacaaatcgaTCATTGTTTCGAGGGTACTATGTATAATGAAAAGgtaagtaattaaaagtaagTTTACGCGATAGGTCTCGAAGTGTTtgaatacagaaaataaaaatggattgAAATGACGCGAATTTTGATAGTTTTAagagattaaataaataggaaTGGTTACGAAACGGAgacgtaaaaatgaaaagtagcTTAACGCATAAGATTTGTACAGTACTATTTACaggtattatttaaaaatatgcataatTTGCTTCATCACTAGCGCTAACGAGCGCGCATAGTCTGATTTGTCTGACTCAAAAGTTGAtcaatttaacattttcgttGAGAAACTTTGCTAAACTCACTGTAGGTGGCTCACAGCCACCCGAAGAAAGGAGATCGTTACTTTCTACTTCCGAGACTTGGGAAGTTTCCGTGATTCTTTTGTATCCAGGTCTGCATTCGCAGCTAGCTCTTGATTCCGATTCGTTTTCCCATAAGGTCGGTTTTGGCATTCTTTTTGGAAGCAGCCACTCTCCTGCTGTACACGGACCTTGCGTATATAATTTGTAgcaagttttatttatcagaACCATCCCTGGGATAGACTCGCAACTATCGTTGCTGTCCTCGGTGCACTTTCCAGAGTCCTTGAGCGCCTTGGTGCATCCGCACACTCCGTTGTAGCTAATTCCATCGATAGATGGCCTCACATTGTAATCGTACAAGACGATTTGTCCACTCGGGCATGGCCCTTTACTTCCTATCTTATAACACGTTTTCTCTCGAGGAAAGTACAATCGGCCACGTTTGCAGGGCGTAGGAACACAAGTCgtggaatttattaacatgCGACCATATTCGCAAGGTCCCCTCGTATAAAGCCTATAGCAGAGTCCATTATCATAGAGAACATGATCCGGTTTACAGACACATTTAGCTCGAATTATAGCTTCATTGGCTATCGTATCCGTTACCACAAATTGATGTCCTTTCAAGCATGGACCGATGCCACCTGTATTCAAGTATTAATAAGCCATTAGCATCGAACGAttgtactattttatattttatatgttactATATATATTCTCACCTAACTGGTAGCACATTCCAGTTGGTTCATGGTAATGAGGTAGTTCGGAATGGCAACCGCATTCACCACCCGGTAAAAATAAGTGTCCAGGTTCTGTACACGGGCCTTTGGTGTAGTGTTCGTGGCAACCTCCCACCGTTCCTGGCCAATGATACTTTCCAAGTTCACCCGTCATCGAACAAGAACATATCGTCAATCCATGTTCGTCCGTAGTAACGAGTTCACCTTTTGGACACGGTCCTCTGCTGAATAAAGGGTAGCATTTCTCATCCTTGGGCCAATAGACTTGTCCTTTCGCAGGGCATGGTTCTGGATCACGGCAAACGCCCCACCTTTCGttcaaattacaatatttctttatatctcTGAGGTGCAATAGctctaaataaaaagattgatCAGCTACAGCTGTTTATCAGGTAGAGTGGCTGTAGTACTACCTAGACTTGCCAGAAGTCTCCGGTACCGGTGCGAACAATTGACCTTTCGGACAGGATGCTCTGGTGTATATCGAATGACAAAGAGCGTCTCTAGGGGACTGCGCAGTTCCAGGTGGACATCTACATTCCGCTATTGTTCCACCTCCGCCTGCTGCTGGTCCTAGTTCCATTGTCTCTGGACACGGTGGTCCGATCTGTCGAAGAAACTCATTGATAATCACTAGGATCCCTTGTAGACAGCACTTACTCTATCGTAAGGATTAAGAGAACGCTCGTGGTTTCTGGAAAGAGAAATGCTACACCTGCCtggaatattttgtaacacTTTCCATCCGGCGGCCAAAATAACAATTGCCAGCCACGTGGTTGGGCGGCACAAGGATTACTCGAGGGGTCCGCCCAAGGTGGACGCATGATTGCAGATCTGACGTTGACCATCAGTGCGAAGCAAATAACGATCAGCGAATACCTTGGACCCCGGTGCTCACTGGAACACACGATACATACAGTAAATTACATTACTATTTGCTTATTGAAAGTACTTATCTGTACGATTAATATTTGGCCAGTTATCGAAACAGCGAAAATAAATAGcgaaatgtttcttttgaaaatcCCGTCGCGATTCCATtggatacaaaaataacagCAAACAGCTATagcgattaaaaattgtagtcgCGTACTTGGACCTACCTGTACGTAGGTATGTATCGTACGTATGTCAAGATCGAGGGTAACGACAGGGTAGAGGAAAAGCGcgacagaaataaaatgaccATACTTTCACTGTTTCGCTATGGCAATGGCATTGTCCCTGGTGGCAGGGCTCGAGATGACGACTCGCATGTAGAATAGGAATATCGTCTTGTGCGTTTCACCATTCGCAAACTGAAAGCAAAAGCAAAAACACTCGactctttttttctctgtttgaCATTGACCATTACGAACGGCAATCGATCTTAAACTGCGCTCGATGGCTCGTTGTACAGCATTGGTACCTAGTCGAATCAcgcatttttttcaattattcagaCTAACTTTAATTCAACAGCTTTCTCGTTCCGTTTGCAAATGGAATTACATTACGTTACACGAGGTTCTCGTGAAATTACACGCAGCTTTGGTAATCTCTTTTGATGCAATCTCGTCGTTGACgaattgaaattgttcaaattgCCAATTTGGCTACtctttttattagaaaaatccAGCAAGTAATTAAGAATGTAAGGAACCTTGGCACTTGAATTCCAACAGCTGTAGAGCAAGCTTTCTTCCACGACTTTCCACCGCACTGGTAGAACAAGTCCTACACACGGATAATCGTTTATTGCTCTCGTCTGTAAACTCACCGATGCCTTTTTTAGTCTCATTGTCAGCTAGTATTTACAGCGGTATCGGAACGATCAAATTGTTAGATATTCCCTGATAACCGAATGATATCGTAGTATAACGTAACGCGAACGCGAACGTTTCGCTTCGAATCGGATCGTTAAGAAAAGTCGCGTAATCATAATCATTCATCGCGAAGAACTCTGCCGCAGATTGCGGAATATCGTGCTTCCTTTTCCGGTGTAATTCTTGCTCTTCATTGGCAAACCAGTGTGACGAGTTGCGCAAATAAAAGGTGAGAGTgtagtaacgaataaaaagtaaaagtaaaaaaggtACAGGTAGCTACTACCTACTGCCTACACGTTCATGGTTTGATACGTATACGCGTTAATGGTTCGATGCGAAATAAACATTCGAACAAAGGTCTAAGTCTGAGGTGATAGTTTACGATAGGATAATTGAATTCGCGATTATCATCGATAATAAGAAAGTCGGTTCTTCTGGTAAAGTACGACACAACAGGAACCAGTTCCCTCTTCCGAGGTAATTGCTTTATCGTGACTAGGTCGTTTGAAACGGAAAGTAAGAGTACTTTTGTTTCACCTGGAATCGTCATCatccctcccctcccctcccctccccccctgCGTGTTGTTAATTAATCGTTCGTTGTAGACGAACGTCGTGTAATTACCGGTTTCTCGTGGCAACGGGGATTTATTGCGTCGGTACTATTGCGTTTACCGCATTTTAATCACCGTAATATATGCTACACGATAAACTGCTATTAATTGCTAATTGAACAAGGTTGCAACGAGGCGGGCGCGCGTTGCATCAACTACCACCGTTAGAATGCACAATTCATAGCAGCAGTTGGTTCGTATCGTTTAATCGTTCTACTAATCTCTCTGCGCACTTCGTTCTACAAACTTTGTACAATGAAGTGTTCGGAATCACGTAACTATGGTGACAAAGTTTGCAATAATGGTGGCAGTATGGACGTAGAAAATTATTGGTGCGTGGGTGGTTGACGCAACATTTGTACCCTATATGGCGTGATGTTCGTATCCCAGTTGGTACGAGGAACATGTGATAAAATCGTCGGTTGTGTTTACCGCTAATTGTAAGAGAAGCACTCAAATTATGCATTCGGCAAACGTTTGCTCGCAGCGTTGTTTGGCTCGCAAAGATGACAGACGATGTAATAGGtacgatttcatttatttctcggtgaatctattaaattattactattttaataataattacaaactcGATTTCTCGAACCTCTGTTACGCTAAAATCACCCCCGTAATTCGCTATGCTATTCGAAGCaagatacatacatacatacatacgtgtATATGCGATGATGTTGTACTTGTAACAAcagattgaatttttcatatcgtttcaatttgaatagcacccgacgcgacgccgacgcgacgccgacgcatCGCCGTCTCACTTCGCCATCGCTTCGTTCACGTATACGGTCTACGCTCCCTTTCAGTTTTTACGAGCGTTGCGCAACACGCTCTGTAATACCCGATCAAAATCGAAAGAGTTATGTCAGTAGCAGACTATATCATATTATACAGCAACCGTTCTATAGCCTCCCTTTAGTTAAAGTTCCCTTAAGTAACTCTGCCTAACACCGCGGCGATACACTCGATCGACATCGGCATGCATTCATTGCCGATTCGAGGCTGACGATTACTCGATCGttacacttttaatttatcgcgaaactTTATGTCGATTCcttaatttgatattatatcatttaatcgaataacaaGTCGTTTCcaaacattgtttaaaaagaatatttcttgtcGTTCGACTTACAACGAGGTTTTCATGATGAGAATGTTTAAAGCGACCCAGTCACAAGTTATCACATCACAGATTGGCTGTAGGTAGTGTTCACCGTGTCCTTTTATTGCGATCGTTTGACATCCTGCGTATCGAGACGGGGTGTGCACACCGAACGAAAACGATGGTGTCGGCTCGGTCACCACGGCGAGACTGAAACACCAACTTGGAATCACCTCTACGGCTTCGCGGCTGTTACGGGTTACCTAACTTCCCCGAGACAAGAATCGAATCTCTTGGCTCAGCTACCGCTGttgttttttctctctttttctttttctttttctttttcttttttcggtAGTTTCGAGCAGCGCCGATAATTCtgttagaaaaaaaagggggaaacatattataattctACCCGTGCAGCGCTCGCAAAGGTTTAGAcggattttttcaaattgacgTGAAATTAGAATGAAATGGTTTGAAATGCAAGTAATGACCTTTAAACGTAACCATACGTTAGCCGTTGACATCGATTCTGTTCCTTTGTATTCATTGTAAGTCTAGTTTAACCTGTTTGCGCGGTATCTTGagaatttcgttgaattttccgaaaaagaaaagtaaataccGTGCGTGGGCTCTGGTAACGTTCGATGGTAAACGGGGAATAAAGTCATGCCCGAATGTTTCCCAATAGAATCGGAATCCAGTGTCGCAGTCTTACGGATCACTCTGACCGGTATCCTCGGGTCGAAGCCATCGAAGCCCTTCCAAGTGGATCGTCGATTCCCTTGAAAATGTCCAGTTGCGAAAGAATTCGCGCAATCGCGCGAGACTTTCATCGTCGTTCGACCTACGAAAGGTCGCGCTACGTTCGTGAAAAGAAACATCATCGTCGGCGTCGGAGTAAGCTTTCGTTACGCATACGTTGCATAATTCGGAAGAACCAGCCTCCGGGTGGATCTGTTAACGGGAAAAACATGATCGTTCTCGACATCGGAGTCTTTTCGCGTACGCCTGTAACGTGGGCTCATTCGACACCTTTAACATTTAGAGCGACGCAAACAAGTAAACAGCCGACGCTATTCGAAATAACTTGTCGGCACTTGACATACCAactaaatactttttaaagtAACCAAGGATGATACTATAAATTACCTTTACAAACGTATAATACCGATTATATTTGTTCCGATAAAATGTTACCCACCTCTGATTGCGAGACAAAGAATCGATACTCTTACCGAATAAAGAACATGTGCCCGAAGGAGTGCATCGCCCTAAGCGCACACTAGCGCCTGCCGGTGTACACACTGTTGGTAGCGTATACCAATCATCCCGACCAGAATTCTATCTACGGTTCCCAATGTCAAAACGAACGCCCTTAGAGATGCCGTTCACCTTTACCGTTACCGGTAAAGGGCATTGTACGGTTCCTCGAAATGCAGGGAACGTCAACACGCGAGAGGCGCTCGCAACAGGATGCAGAAGAAGAACCGTTGtactctttctctctctctctctttgtcGAGGCTCCTAGAGATTACGTGATCTATCTGAAAGCTGGACTCGCTAGTCGCTGCTACCTCGAATCTCGATACTGGCTACTTTTCGGTCCGAGGGTGCCTCTAAAATACCAAGTAGAGCTTTGACAATGAGTAACAAGTACGAGACGCAAAGCGCGAGGAATTTTTCAAGTCGCTCAAGGAATCGTTCTTCTTCTATCAAGGACGAGATTAACGATGCTTGGttagaagaataaattaatgaaatttacaagGTTGGTATGAGACGAGCAAGGCATAACGTTCTCGATGTTCCAgcgaaaaaaatgaagaaaaaaatgtatagataCACCAGCTCGAATTCTAATTTGTAACCAGTTGCAAAAAGAATCGAGATTCCATTGAACGGTGCGCATTTGCCTGCA
This portion of the Hylaeus volcanicus isolate JK05 chromosome 4, UHH_iyHylVolc1.0_haploid, whole genome shotgun sequence genome encodes:
- the LOC128875890 gene encoding uncharacterized protein LOC128875890 isoform X1, whose amino-acid sequence is MKTSFEHRGPRYSLIVICFALMVNVRSAIMRPPWADPSSNPCAAQPRGWQLLFWPPDGKCYKIFQIGPPCPETMELGPAAGGGGTIAECRCPPGTAQSPRDALCHSIYTRASCPKGQLFAPVPETSGKSRWGVCRDPEPCPAKGQVYWPKDEKCYPLFSRGPCPKGELVTTDEHGLTICSCSMTGELGKYHWPGTVGGCHEHYTKGPCTEPGHLFLPGGECGCHSELPHYHEPTGMCYQLGGIGPCLKGHQFVVTDTIANEAIIRAKCVCKPDHVLYDNGLCYRLYTRGPCEYGRMLINSTTCVPTPCKRGRLYFPREKTCYKIGSKGPCPSGQIVLYDYNVRPSIDGISYNGVCGCTKALKDSGKCTEDSNDSCESIPGMVLINKTCYKLYTQGPCTAGEWLLPKRMPKPTLWENESESRASCECRPGYKRITETSQVSEVESNDLLSSGGCEPPTVSLAKFLNENVKLINF
- the LOC128875890 gene encoding uncharacterized protein LOC128875890 isoform X2, with amino-acid sequence MVNVRSAIMRPPWADPSSNPCAAQPRGWQLLFWPPDGKCYKIFQIGPPCPETMELGPAAGGGGTIAECRCPPGTAQSPRDALCHSIYTRASCPKGQLFAPVPETSGKSRWGVCRDPEPCPAKGQVYWPKDEKCYPLFSRGPCPKGELVTTDEHGLTICSCSMTGELGKYHWPGTVGGCHEHYTKGPCTEPGHLFLPGGECGCHSELPHYHEPTGMCYQLGGIGPCLKGHQFVVTDTIANEAIIRAKCVCKPDHVLYDNGLCYRLYTRGPCEYGRMLINSTTCVPTPCKRGRLYFPREKTCYKIGSKGPCPSGQIVLYDYNVRPSIDGISYNGVCGCTKALKDSGKCTEDSNDSCESIPGMVLINKTCYKLYTQGPCTAGEWLLPKRMPKPTLWENESESRASCECRPGYKRITETSQVSEVESNDLLSSGGCEPPTVSLAKFLNENVKLINF